A region from the Brassica napus cultivar Da-Ae unplaced genomic scaffold, Da-Ae ScsIHWf_306;HRSCAF=497, whole genome shotgun sequence genome encodes:
- the LOC106449548 gene encoding receptor-like protein kinase At3g21340 isoform X2, translating to MEKHPQALRLCALICITFSSLLHIVEAQDQKGFISLDCGSPPNEPPYNDVQTGLTFSTDNGFVQTGKTGKVQKEIESLFPKPVWNLRYFPDGIRNCYTLNVTQGSKYLIRALFVYGNYDGLNEYPSFDLYLGPNLLETIDLSLWGTGGMFEEIIHKPISKTLQVCLVKTGISYPMINTLELRPLQNNSIYNTQSGSLRHFRRNYFSTASRTVRYPTDVSDRAWIPNFNEKNWTQVTTNLTVNTSNGYNPPQVVMASASTPISAFASWNFTWLLFPSTTQFYIYMHFAEIQSLQANETREFSVLVNGDPMHERYSPKPLSTETLSYFTPQQCDKGNCIVELLRTSKSTLPPLINAIEIYMVIDFPLLETNQDDVLAIKSIQNTYGLSRISWQGDPCVPIEFLWDGLNCDNSNASEPPIVTYLNLSSSQLTGIIAPGIQNLTNLKELDLSNNNLTGGVPEFLAGMKALLVINLSGNNLNGSIPQDLLKKKGLKLISDGNPDLICADELCANKSAGSKKKSSVVPIVVSVVVVVVLGSALAFFFVFRKKKTPNSADPRTTRSSVPAIMTKNRRFTYSEVVTMTNNFEKILGKGGFGMVYHGTVNGTEQVAVKVLSHSSSQGYKEFKAEVELLLRVHHKNLVRLVGYCDEGENLALIYEYMANGDLREHMSGKRGGSILNWETRLKIVVQSAQGLEYLHNGCKPPMIHRDVKTTNILLNEHFQAKLADFGLSRSFPVEGETHVSTVVAGTPGYLDPEYYRTNWLNEKSDVYSFGIVLLEIITNQPVINQNRENPYIAEWVGVMLTEGDIQNIVDPKLHGDYDSGSVWRAVELAMSCLNPSSARRPTMSEVVTELNECLAYENSREGTSQNMTHRVL from the exons ATGGAGAAACATCCTCAGGCACTTCGGTTATGTGCGTTGATATGCATCACTTTTTCTTCCCTTTTACATATCGTTGAAGCTCAGGACCAAAAAG GATTCATCAGCTTGGATTGTGGCTCACCACCTAACGAGCCTCCTTACAACGACGTTCAAACCGGACTAACATTCTCAACGGACAACGGTTTCGTGCAAACTGGCAAAACCGGAAAAGTCCAAAAGGAGATCGAGTCGCTCTTCCCTAAACCGGTTTGGAATCTCAGGTACTTCCCAGATGGAATCAGAAACTGCTATACCTTGAACGTCACGCAAGGCTCAAAATATCTTATCAGAGCTTTATTCGTGTACGGTAATTACGATGGTCTTAACGAATACCCGAGTTTCGACCTCTACCTTGGTCCAAATCTTTTGGAAACGATTGATTTGAGTCTATGGGGGACAGGTGGAATGTTCGAGGAGATCATCCACAAACCCATATCTAAGACTCTGCAGGTCTGTTTAGTTAAGACAGGAATAAGTTATCCTATGATTAATACGTTAGAGCTACGACCATTACAGAACAATAGTATTTACAATACTCAGAGCGGCTCTCTGAggcatttccgacggaattatTTCAGCACTGCAAGCCGTACCGTAAG GTATCCCACTGATGTTAGCGATCGTGCATGGATACCCAATTTCAATGAGAAAAACTGGACACAAGTAACTACCAATCTCACCGTAAACACTTCTAATGGTTATAACCCACCACAAGTCGTGATGGCGTCAGCCTCAACGCCTATAAGTGCTTTTGCGTCCTGGAATTTCACCTGGTTATTGTTTCCTTCCACGACCCAATTTTATATCTACATGCACTTTGCCGAGATTCAATCTTTACAGGCCAACGAAACCCGAGAATTCAGTGTATTGGTGAATGGTGATCCTATGCACGAACGCTATAGTCCTAAACCGTTGTCCACAGAAACGTTATCCTACTTCACACCACAACAATGTGATAAAGGAAATTGCATCGTAGAGTTATTAAGAACGTCAAAATCTACTCTTCCTCCTCTCATAAATGCTATCGAGATTTACATGGTGATCGATTTTCCGCTGTTGGAAACAAACCAAGATGATG TTCTTGCTATCAAGAGTATCCAAAATACTTATGGACTGAGTAGGATTAGCTGGCAAGGGGATCCTTGTGTTCCTATAGAGTTCTTATGGGATGGTTTAAACTGTGACAACTCAAATGCTTCAGAGCCACCTATAGTCACTTACTT AAATTTATCATCAAGTCAACTAACCGGGATCATCGCGCCTGGCATTCAAAATCTAACCAACCTAAAAGAATT AGACTTGTCAAACAATAATTTGACTGGAGGAGTACCTGAGTTTCTTGCTGGCATGAAAGCACTCTTGGTCAT AAATTTAAGTGGGAACAATCTGAATGGATCTATTCCTCAAGATCTTCTTAAGAAAAAAGGACTAAAACTAAT TAGTGATGGAAACCCGGATCTTATTTGTGCGGATGAATTATGTGCTAACAAATCCGCTGGTTCCAAGAAAAAGTCTAGTGTAGTACCTATTGTTGTATCGGTTGTAGTCGTTGTTGTTCTTGGATCTGCATTGGCTTTCTTTTTTGTATTCAGAAAGAAAAAGACACCAAACAGTGCAG ATCCTAGAACAACCAGATCTTCAGTACCGGCAATAATGACGAAAAACAGAAGATTTACTTACTCGGAGGTTGTAACAATGACAAATAACTTTGAAAAAATCCTTGGTAAAGGAGGATTTGGAATGGTCTATCATGGAACTGTAAATGGTACTGAACAAGTAGCTGTTAAAGTGCTCTCACACTCATCTTCTCAAGGGTATAAAGAATTCAAAGCAGAG GTGGAACTTCTTCTCAGAGTTCACCACAAAAATTTAGTTCGCCTCGTCGGATATTGTGATGAAGGAGAAAATTTAGCTCTCATATACGAATACATGGCTAACGGAGACTTGAGAGAACATATGTCGG GAAAACGAGGTGGATCTATTCTGAATTGGGAAACTAGACTAAAAATAGTCGTCCAATCTGCACAAG GTTTGGAATACTTGCATAATGGATGTAAACCACCTATGATTCATAGGGATGTCAAAACCACAAACATATTATTGAATGAGCATTTTCAGGCTAAGTTAGCTGATTTTGGACTTTCAAGATCTTTTCCAGTTGAAGGAGAAACTCATGTGTCCACGGTTGTTGCTGGAACCCCTGGATACCTTGATCCAGA GTATTATCGAACAAACTGGTTGAACGAAAAAAGTGATGTTTATAGCTTCGGAATTGTACTATTAGAGATCATCACAAATCAGCCTGTAATCAATCAGAATCGTGAAAACCCATATATTGCAGAATGGGTTGGGGTAATGCTTACAGAAGGAGACATCCAGAACATTGTGGATCCAAAACTCCATGGAGATTATGACTCTGGTTCTGT
- the LOC106449548 gene encoding receptor-like protein kinase At3g21340 isoform X1, producing the protein MEKHPQALRLCALICITFSSLLHIVEAQDQKGFISLDCGSPPNEPPYNDVQTGLTFSTDNGFVQTGKTGKVQKEIESLFPKPVWNLRYFPDGIRNCYTLNVTQGSKYLIRALFVYGNYDGLNEYPSFDLYLGPNLLETIDLSLWGTGGMFEEIIHKPISKTLQVCLVKTGISYPMINTLELRPLQNNSIYNTQSGSLRHFRRNYFSTASRTVRYPTDVSDRAWIPNFNEKNWTQVTTNLTVNTSNGYNPPQVVMASASTPISAFASWNFTWLLFPSTTQFYIYMHFAEIQSLQANETREFSVLVNGDPMHERYSPKPLSTETLSYFTPQQCDKGNCIVELLRTSKSTLPPLINAIEIYMVIDFPLLETNQDDVLAIKSIQNTYGLSRISWQGDPCVPIEFLWDGLNCDNSNASEPPIVTYLNLSSSQLTGIIAPGIQNLTNLKELDLSNNNLTGGVPEFLAGMKALLVINLSGNNLNGSIPQDLLKKKGLKLISDGNPDLICADELCANKSAGSKKKSSVVPIVVSVVVVVVLGSALAFFFVFRKKKTPNSAGIGLSSYMHVSDPRTTRSSVPAIMTKNRRFTYSEVVTMTNNFEKILGKGGFGMVYHGTVNGTEQVAVKVLSHSSSQGYKEFKAEVELLLRVHHKNLVRLVGYCDEGENLALIYEYMANGDLREHMSGKRGGSILNWETRLKIVVQSAQGLEYLHNGCKPPMIHRDVKTTNILLNEHFQAKLADFGLSRSFPVEGETHVSTVVAGTPGYLDPEYYRTNWLNEKSDVYSFGIVLLEIITNQPVINQNRENPYIAEWVGVMLTEGDIQNIVDPKLHGDYDSGSVWRAVELAMSCLNPSSARRPTMSEVVTELNECLAYENSREGTSQNMTHRVL; encoded by the exons ATGGAGAAACATCCTCAGGCACTTCGGTTATGTGCGTTGATATGCATCACTTTTTCTTCCCTTTTACATATCGTTGAAGCTCAGGACCAAAAAG GATTCATCAGCTTGGATTGTGGCTCACCACCTAACGAGCCTCCTTACAACGACGTTCAAACCGGACTAACATTCTCAACGGACAACGGTTTCGTGCAAACTGGCAAAACCGGAAAAGTCCAAAAGGAGATCGAGTCGCTCTTCCCTAAACCGGTTTGGAATCTCAGGTACTTCCCAGATGGAATCAGAAACTGCTATACCTTGAACGTCACGCAAGGCTCAAAATATCTTATCAGAGCTTTATTCGTGTACGGTAATTACGATGGTCTTAACGAATACCCGAGTTTCGACCTCTACCTTGGTCCAAATCTTTTGGAAACGATTGATTTGAGTCTATGGGGGACAGGTGGAATGTTCGAGGAGATCATCCACAAACCCATATCTAAGACTCTGCAGGTCTGTTTAGTTAAGACAGGAATAAGTTATCCTATGATTAATACGTTAGAGCTACGACCATTACAGAACAATAGTATTTACAATACTCAGAGCGGCTCTCTGAggcatttccgacggaattatTTCAGCACTGCAAGCCGTACCGTAAG GTATCCCACTGATGTTAGCGATCGTGCATGGATACCCAATTTCAATGAGAAAAACTGGACACAAGTAACTACCAATCTCACCGTAAACACTTCTAATGGTTATAACCCACCACAAGTCGTGATGGCGTCAGCCTCAACGCCTATAAGTGCTTTTGCGTCCTGGAATTTCACCTGGTTATTGTTTCCTTCCACGACCCAATTTTATATCTACATGCACTTTGCCGAGATTCAATCTTTACAGGCCAACGAAACCCGAGAATTCAGTGTATTGGTGAATGGTGATCCTATGCACGAACGCTATAGTCCTAAACCGTTGTCCACAGAAACGTTATCCTACTTCACACCACAACAATGTGATAAAGGAAATTGCATCGTAGAGTTATTAAGAACGTCAAAATCTACTCTTCCTCCTCTCATAAATGCTATCGAGATTTACATGGTGATCGATTTTCCGCTGTTGGAAACAAACCAAGATGATG TTCTTGCTATCAAGAGTATCCAAAATACTTATGGACTGAGTAGGATTAGCTGGCAAGGGGATCCTTGTGTTCCTATAGAGTTCTTATGGGATGGTTTAAACTGTGACAACTCAAATGCTTCAGAGCCACCTATAGTCACTTACTT AAATTTATCATCAAGTCAACTAACCGGGATCATCGCGCCTGGCATTCAAAATCTAACCAACCTAAAAGAATT AGACTTGTCAAACAATAATTTGACTGGAGGAGTACCTGAGTTTCTTGCTGGCATGAAAGCACTCTTGGTCAT AAATTTAAGTGGGAACAATCTGAATGGATCTATTCCTCAAGATCTTCTTAAGAAAAAAGGACTAAAACTAAT TAGTGATGGAAACCCGGATCTTATTTGTGCGGATGAATTATGTGCTAACAAATCCGCTGGTTCCAAGAAAAAGTCTAGTGTAGTACCTATTGTTGTATCGGTTGTAGTCGTTGTTGTTCTTGGATCTGCATTGGCTTTCTTTTTTGTATTCAGAAAGAAAAAGACACCAAACAGTGCAGGTa TTGGTCTATCATCTTATATGCATGTATCAGATCCTAGAACAACCAGATCTTCAGTACCGGCAATAATGACGAAAAACAGAAGATTTACTTACTCGGAGGTTGTAACAATGACAAATAACTTTGAAAAAATCCTTGGTAAAGGAGGATTTGGAATGGTCTATCATGGAACTGTAAATGGTACTGAACAAGTAGCTGTTAAAGTGCTCTCACACTCATCTTCTCAAGGGTATAAAGAATTCAAAGCAGAG GTGGAACTTCTTCTCAGAGTTCACCACAAAAATTTAGTTCGCCTCGTCGGATATTGTGATGAAGGAGAAAATTTAGCTCTCATATACGAATACATGGCTAACGGAGACTTGAGAGAACATATGTCGG GAAAACGAGGTGGATCTATTCTGAATTGGGAAACTAGACTAAAAATAGTCGTCCAATCTGCACAAG GTTTGGAATACTTGCATAATGGATGTAAACCACCTATGATTCATAGGGATGTCAAAACCACAAACATATTATTGAATGAGCATTTTCAGGCTAAGTTAGCTGATTTTGGACTTTCAAGATCTTTTCCAGTTGAAGGAGAAACTCATGTGTCCACGGTTGTTGCTGGAACCCCTGGATACCTTGATCCAGA GTATTATCGAACAAACTGGTTGAACGAAAAAAGTGATGTTTATAGCTTCGGAATTGTACTATTAGAGATCATCACAAATCAGCCTGTAATCAATCAGAATCGTGAAAACCCATATATTGCAGAATGGGTTGGGGTAATGCTTACAGAAGGAGACATCCAGAACATTGTGGATCCAAAACTCCATGGAGATTATGACTCTGGTTCTGT
- the LOC125603028 gene encoding mediator of RNA polymerase II transcription subunit 6-like: protein MDASLLSADTFNGNAGEQIAPPLQPPGTDMTGICFRDQLWINSYPLDRNYVFDYFALSPFYDITCNNEILRRRSVHPLDHSQLSKMTGLEYVISDATEPNFFVFRKQKRDGPEKVTPMLTYYILDGSIYQAPQLCTVFAARVGRAVYNISNAFSVAASKLETIRQGDAKSQNEPSESKPASETVDLKEVKRVDLILKSLYSKLPPAPPPPPFPEGYVSQEALGEKEEEVGTQGGESQQPQIDPIIDQGPAKRMKF from the exons ATGGACGCCTCTCTTCTCTCCGCCGATACCTTCAACGGCAATGCGGGGGAGCAGATTGCTCCTCCGCTGCAACCACCAGGCACGGATATGACCGGTATTTGCTTCAGAGATCAGCTCTGGATCAACTCCTACCCTCTAGACCGTAACTACGTCTTCGACTACTTCGCCCTCTCTCCCTTCTACGATATCACCTGCAACAACGAGATCCTTCGTCGTAGATCCGTTCACCCTCTCGACCACTCTCAGCTCTC GAAGATGACAGGGTTAGAGTATGTGATCAGCGATGCCACTGAGCCAAACTTTTTCGTGTTTCGGAAGCAGAAGAGAGATGGTCCTGAGAAAGTCACACCGATGCTGACGTATTATATCTTGGACGGTTCTATATACCAAGCTCCTCAGCTTTGTACTGTCTTTGCAGCTCGTGTT GGTCGGGCTGTTTATAATATATCTAACGCTTTCTCGGTTGCTGCATCCAAGTTGGAGACCATTAGGCAAG GTGATGCTAAAAGCCAGAACGAACCTTCTGAGTCAAAGCCTGCTAGTGAGACGGTTGATCTTAAGGAAGTGAAGCGAGTCGATTTGATTCTTAAGTCTTTATATAGCAAG CTACCCCCAGCACCTCCACCACCACCCTTCCCTGAAGGCTATGTTAGCCAGGAAGCATTAGGGGAAAAGGAAGAAGAGGTTGGAACACAGGGAGGAGAGTCACAACAGCCTCAAATTGATCCTATTATCGATCAAGGTCCTGCTAAACGAATGAAGTTCTAA
- the LOC125603029 gene encoding uncharacterized protein LOC125603029 — METNPSKSSVLIYVLVLALVLSPILPCQAASVHLGGGGRKLMAPSPPLLMCPHCECCAPAAPGFCCPCSCPGGP, encoded by the exons ATGGAAACCAATCCATCGAAGTCCAGCGTCCTCATATATGTTCTAGTTCTTGCACTGGTCTTGTCTCCAATACTCCCATGTCAAGCAGCTAGTGTGCATCTAGGAG GTGGAGGGCGTAAGTTGATGGCACCATCACCACCACTTCTCATGTGTCCACACTGTGAGTGTTGCGCACCGGCTGCACCTGGCTTCTGCTGCCCATGTAGCTGTCCCGGTGGTCCCTAA
- the LOC106446004 gene encoding LOW QUALITY PROTEIN: clavaminate synthase-like protein At3g21360 (The sequence of the model RefSeq protein was modified relative to this genomic sequence to represent the inferred CDS: inserted 1 base in 1 codon), translating into MAEPFVETRIPQQKLYESKPFPAVISPSLPAPSLPLFTQTITTHKPYLDSLLHRSGAVLFRGFPXNSATDFNDVVEAFGFDELPYVGGAAPRTSVVGRVFTANESPPDQKIPFHHEMAQVPEFPSKLFFYCEVEPNSGGETPIVLSHVVYERMKEKHPEFVQRLEEHGLVYVRVLGEDDDPSSPIGRGWKSTFLTHDKNVAEERAAKLGMKLEWTEEGGAKTIMGPIPAIKFDKSRNRKVWFNSMVAAYTGWEDKRNDPRKAVTFGNGEPLPEDIVHDCLRILEEECVAVPWQRGDVLLIDNWAVLHSRRPFVPPRRVLASLCK; encoded by the exons ATGGCCGAACCGTTTGTCGAAACTCGAATCCCACAGCAAAAGCTCTACGAATCGAAACCTTTCCCGGCGGTAATCTCGCCGTCACTCCCCGCTCCGTCTCTCCCACTCTTCACACAAACCATCACCACCCACAAACCCTATCTCGACTCCCTCCTCCACCGATCCGGAGCCGTCCTCTTCAGAGGCTTCC TGAACTCCGCCACCGACTTCAACGACGTCGTTGAGGCTTTCGGTTTCGACGAGCTTCCTTACGTAGGAGGCGCCGCGCCACGCACTAGCGTCGTAGGACGTGTCTTCACCGCCAACGAGTCCCCACCTGATCAAAAGATCCCATTTCACCACGAGATGGCTCAG GTTCCTGAGTTTCCATCAAAGTTGTTCTTTTACTGCGAGGTGGAGCCTAACTCTGGAGGAGAGACACCTATCGTGTTGAGTCACGTTGTGTAcgagagaatgaaggagaagcaTCCAGAGTTTGTTCAGAGGTTGGAGGAACATGGTTTGGTCTACGTCAGGGTTTTAGGTGAAGATGATGATCCTTCTTCACCCATCGGCCGTGGCTGGAAATCAACATTCTTGACTCATGACAAGAACGTTGCTGAGGAAAG GGCGGCTAAGCTGGGAATGAAACTGGAATGGACCGAGGAAGGAGGAGCCAAGACTATAATGGGTCCAATCCCAGCGATCAAGTTTGACAAGTCGAGGAATCGTAAAGTGTGGTTTAACAGCATGGTGGCTGCTTACACAGGGTGGGAGGATAAGAGGAATGATCCAAGGAAGGCTGTGACTTTTGGAAACGGGGAGCCTTTACCTGAAGATATAGTCCATGACTGTTTAAGGATACTCGAAGAAGAATGTGTTGCTGTTCCGTGGCAGAGAGGAGATGTTCTGCTTATAGACAACTGGGCTGTTCTTCACTCACGTAGACCGTTTGTTCCTCCTCGCAGAGTGCTTGCATCGCTCTGCAAATAG